From Marivivens aquimaris:
GGATTACGACCGCCCGAGTCCGTGCTCGCAACGAGGTCCTGTAGCTCGTCGTCCGAGAAGGTCCGGTTCTGTTTAGTCTCTGCGTCACTCATTCAAAATGCCCCCGTCACGCTAGCAAAACAGGCCGCCGCCAGAAGCAGCGGCCTGTCAAATTCGATCAGCCGTGAATTAGTCGATCAGACCGGCTTCGCGGTAGTAGCGCTCTGCACCCGGGTGCAGCGGAGCCGACAGACCGTCGTTTGCCATCTGCTCGGGGTCGAGGTTCGCGAACGCCGGGTGCAGCGAACGGAAGCCGTCGATGTCTTCGAAGACAGCCTTGACCAGCTGGTAGACAACTTCTTCGTCAACAGCAGCCGAGGTCACGAGGGTCGCGCCAACGCCGAAGGTTTCGGTGTCTGCGTCGTTACCACGGTACATGCCGCCCGGAATGGTGGCGGTACGGTAGTAGGGGAACTCTTCCACGAGGCCGTCGATGACATCGCCGGTGACGTTCACGAGGGTTGCGTCACATGCGGTGGTGGCTTCCTGAATCGAACCCGACGGGTGACCGACGGTGTAGACCATGGCGTCGATGTTGTTGTCGCACAGTGCCTGCGACTGCTCGGCAGCCTGAAGCTCCGAAGTCAGCGCGAAGTCGTCCATGGTCCAGCCCATAGCGTTCATCACGACTTCCATCGTGTCGCGCTGGCCCGAACCCGGGTTGCCGACGTTGACGCGCTTGCCCTTGAGGTCTTCGAAGTTGACGATACCAGCGTCGGCACGGGCAACAACGGTGAACGGCTCGGGGTGGATCGAGAAGACCGAACGCAGATCCGGGTTTGCACCGGCTTCAGCGAGCGAGCCTTCGCCGTTGTAGGCTTTGAACTGGACGTCCGACTGTGCAACGCCGAATTCCAGCTCGCCCGAGCGGACAGCGTTCACGTTGTAAACCGAACCACCGGTCGACTCGACGGCGCAGCGGATGCCGTGCTCGGAACGGGTCTTGGCCATCATGCGGCAGATCGCGCCGCCGGTCGGGTAGTAAACGCCGGTGACGCCGCCGGTACCGATCGAGATGAAGTCTTGTGCAAACGCCGGTGCGCCTGCCACTGCCAGAGCGCCTGCGAGCGCAATGTTCGTGATTTTCATGTTTCTCTCCTCTGAAGGCTCATCATTTCGTGATGAGTATGCGTTTGTGATAACAAGCCATTCAGATAATGCAAATGTATTATTTTTTGTTTATATAAGCGCAAAATGCGCAACAAAACGAACGCATCAGGGGGTCTGGGATATGGAAAAGTACAAGGAAATCCGTCAGCTGCTTATAGGAGTTGTGGAGGACGGCACCCCTACACTCTCTTCTTTCGCGGCATGGATCCTCGATCACCTGAACGATGTCGCTTTCCAATCGATTCGCGGGCTTGCCACCATGGCGGAGGTGAACCCCAACACCGTCACACGCCTCGCGAGAGAATTGGGCTATGACGGATACGAAGCCTTTCGGCAAGACGTCCGCTCGCTTTTGAACCGCCCCCGCTCGCAATACAGCGACCGCGCGCAGGCGCTCAGCCAGAAGACCGGTTCGGACATCTGGCAGGAGGCTCTGTTCTCAAGCTGGACCAACGTCGAGACGCTTTTCACCCGCGAGGCGCTGGCGACCTTGGACGAATGCGTCGATCCGCTGCTGGAGGCGAAAAAAGTCTATTCGCTCGGCGTGCGCAGCTGCTTTTCCATTGCGCACTACTTTAGTTACGCGGGCGCGATGGCATTCGACAATTTCGTCCACGTCCCCGCGATGCCCGGCGCGATCCTCGACCAGATCAGCCGCGCCACGCCCGACGATATCGTTGTTGCGATCACCTATGAACACTATTCATCCGAGGTCGTCCGCGCCTGCCAGGTCGCGCGCGACGCAGGCGCGCGGGTTCTGGCACTGACCGACAGCTACCAGTCCCCCATCGCCATCGGCGCGTGGAAAGTCATTCGCCTCCCCATGAGCGGCCCGCAACTGATGCCCTCGCTGACCACGGCGTTCATCACCTGCGAACTCCTTTTGTCCGCCATGACCGCCCGCAGCCCGAACGCGGCAGAAAACGTCGCGAAGTTCGAAAGCGCGATCAGCCACTACGGTGGATACTTCAAGGACTGAGCTTGGGGGCTGCTCCAGCCTTTCGGGACGCGCGAGGCAGGGTAGACTTGCAGTATGGCCTAGCGGCCATAGCCTCCGGCGGAGGTATTTTTATCAGAATGAAGCGGTAACGCTGCGCCCGGTTTTTCAAAGCGGGTTGCTTTCATGCAGGGACAGGCATATGTGCGCCGCACCGGTCGCAGCCTACCCGGTCAACAAAACAAGGGGAAAATGATGAAAGTAGCTGTTGTCTGCTCCGGCGGACTGGATTCCGTATCGCTGGCCCATGTTGTTGCCGCCAGTGGAGATTTGAGCCGTTTGATCTCGTTCGACTATGGCCAGCGCCATAGCAAGGAGATTGACTCGGCTGCGGCCTGCGCCAAGCGTTTGGGCGTGCCGCATCATGTGATCGACTTGCGCTCTGTCGGGGCGAGCCTCACGGGCTCGGCGCTGACCGACGATGTCGATGTGCCCGACGGGCATTATGCCGAAGAAACCATGCGTATCACCGTGGTGCCGAACCGGAACGCCATCATGCTGACGATTGCCTATGGCATCGCGGCGGCGAACGGGGACGACCATGTGGCGACCGCTGTGCATGGCGGCGACCACTTTATCTATCCGGACTGCCGTCCCGCCTTTACCGAGGCGTTCGATGCCATGCAGAAGGCGGCGCTGGACGGGTATGCGGACGTGAGCCTTTACACGCCGTTCGTGCGTCGCTCAAAGGCGGATATCGTGACCGAAGGCGCCAAGGTGAACACGCCGTTCGCGGAGACGTGGTCCTGTTACAAAGGCGGTGAGATCCATTGCGGGCGTTGCGGCACCTGTGTCGAGCGGCGCGAAGCGTTCCATCTGGCGGGCGTCGAAGATCCGACGCCCTATGAAGA
This genomic window contains:
- a CDS encoding MurR/RpiR family transcriptional regulator, whose amino-acid sequence is MEKYKEIRQLLIGVVEDGTPTLSSFAAWILDHLNDVAFQSIRGLATMAEVNPNTVTRLARELGYDGYEAFRQDVRSLLNRPRSQYSDRAQALSQKTGSDIWQEALFSSWTNVETLFTREALATLDECVDPLLEAKKVYSLGVRSCFSIAHYFSYAGAMAFDNFVHVPAMPGAILDQISRATPDDIVVAITYEHYSSEVVRACQVARDAGARVLALTDSYQSPIAIGAWKVIRLPMSGPQLMPSLTTAFITCELLLSAMTARSPNAAENVAKFESAISHYGGYFKD
- the queC gene encoding 7-cyano-7-deazaguanine synthase QueC, whose translation is MKVAVVCSGGLDSVSLAHVVAASGDLSRLISFDYGQRHSKEIDSAAACAKRLGVPHHVIDLRSVGASLTGSALTDDVDVPDGHYAEETMRITVVPNRNAIMLTIAYGIAAANGDDHVATAVHGGDHFIYPDCRPAFTEAFDAMQKAALDGYADVSLYTPFVRRSKADIVTEGAKVNTPFAETWSCYKGGEIHCGRCGTCVERREAFHLAGVEDPTPYEDPDFWIKAVEERGQG
- a CDS encoding TAXI family TRAP transporter solute-binding subunit, whose translation is MKITNIALAGALAVAGAPAFAQDFISIGTGGVTGVYYPTGGAICRMMAKTRSEHGIRCAVESTGGSVYNVNAVRSGELEFGVAQSDVQFKAYNGEGSLAEAGANPDLRSVFSIHPEPFTVVARADAGIVNFEDLKGKRVNVGNPGSGQRDTMEVVMNAMGWTMDDFALTSELQAAEQSQALCDNNIDAMVYTVGHPSGSIQEATTACDATLVNVTGDVIDGLVEEFPYYRTATIPGGMYRGNDADTETFGVGATLVTSAAVDEEVVYQLVKAVFEDIDGFRSLHPAFANLDPEQMANDGLSAPLHPGAERYYREAGLID